Sequence from the Argentina anserina chromosome 7, drPotAnse1.1, whole genome shotgun sequence genome:
atataattttacatatggCCTGGTATTGCCAACAAAACTTCAGAAAGCCAAAAAACAATTGGTATAGAGATTAGAGAACACAATCAGATGAGATCCAACATATATAAAGAGCAATATATCCtcatatatgaatgaaatagTTTGTTATTAGTTATTGCgaagtatatatatgcaccACCAAAACAGCTCCAAAGTAATACTGAACAAATCATATTCTAAATTCGTAAAGAAAACATACAAATCACCAACCAACTCCCGCCAAACAAAACACagatcgagagagagagagagagagaacaatAAGGTCGAGCTAAAGCTTTACACTTCCCATGCATGCATTGatctatcttcttcttcttcttcttctacctCCTCTTGTTCTTGCTGCCGATCAATAGCGAAAAATAGAAGAGAATCCTGAACAGAAACCCCCACGCCACCGTGATCCACAAGCAACTCCACTTGCTCAAGTCAGTCACCCCCTGGCTCTTCAAAATATCACTCCCAGTCGTCAAGCAAGTCGTCCTCGTAATCCTCATCCCAAGAGTCTCACTCATGCTGTCCAGAAGCTTCACCTTGAGCGCCGCCGGCACCGCCGCGAGCGGAGTATTATCGAAAATCTGAACCCCCCTCACAAAGCACTTGGTCGGGTCCTGAAACTCGTTCTGCATCACTGCTTCGTAAGGGTACTTGACCAGTGACATGTAGTGGAACCAAATCCAGTAGGCCGGGATTCTGTCGCGGTTGATGAAGAAGCCACTGAAGAGCAGAAAGTAGGCCAAGATTGCGACGACGACAGTGTAGCCGAGCATGACGTGGGGGACAACGCCCGAGAGGAACGTCACAAATGAGCTTCCGGCCCAGAAGGAGGCCAAGATGATGAGGAAGTAGAAGAGGAACCCGGAGAGGCCGCCGTCGAGGCCCACGGCCCAGAATGTGGTGGCGGAGAACCCGGCGGAGAGGAAAATAAGCGACGGCAAGGCTACCAGAGAGTGTGAGAGGACGTAGGAGGACCTCCGGTAGGCATTGTAGGCGGTTTCTCTCATGAAGATGTAGCGTTCTTGGAGGAAGACGGGGAGGGCGTCGGCGCAGGTGTAGAAGGTGGTGGACATGGCGAAGGCGATGAACCCCAGCCGCTCTTGTACTCCCTTAGGGGTATTATCGAGATTCCAGAACATCGTCGCGAGGATGAACCCGGTGACCATCACGGCGCCGAGTCTAATTCCGAACAGCTCCGGCATTCTCCTCGCGTTTTTCATCGAGCGTCTCGCCAGGACTGCCATCTCCACCCAGAACGGGTTGGCGAAGGTGGGGACCATGGAGGAGGCGTGGCCGGGGACGGCGGTGTTGGTGGCGCCGGCGCCGGAGACGAGCTTGCCGCGGGAGATGGAGGCGGAGATGGCTTCTTGGAGAGGAACGACGTGTCGTTCGTCGTGGTGGTGAGTTTTGTGCTTCATGGCTTGCCAGGAGGTGTTGAAGTCGACGAGGGATTGGGTACCGCCGGGAGAGCCTTCGAGTTCGCGGATCAGGTCCAGAGCGAACTCGGTTTTGTTTTCGGAGTCGGGTATGGGCCGCCCGAACTCGGCGAAGTAGGAAGGGAGCTGAGCTGGCGAGCCGGAGAAAACGGTCTGGCCGCGGCTGAGGAAGATGAGGCGGTCCAGGAGGCCCAAGATTCTATAGCTGGGCTGGTGTACGGACATGACCACAATGCTGCCGGACTGAGCGATCCGCTGGAGGACTTTGACGACCATGAAGGCGGAGGTGGAGTCGAGGCCGGAGGTCGGCTCGTCGAGGAAGAGGATGATCGGGTCGTGGACGATGTCGATTCCGATCGACACGCGGCGGCGCTCCCCTCCGGAGACTCCGCGGTGGCCTTCGTCGCCGATGATGGTCTGGGCGGCGTTGCGGAGGCCGAGCTGGTCGATCAAGGCCTGGACGCGCATTCTCTTCTTGGATTTCGAGAGCGACAGTGGGAGGCGGAACTCGGCGGCGAACATGAGCGTCTCCTCCACCGTCAGCATCGGAAATAGCAGGTCGTCTTGCATGACGTAAGCTGAGATCACTTTCAGTAGCCTCGACTCCAGGACCTCGCCGTTGAGGCTCACTTTACCTTTTAAGCTTCCTTTAGCGATCCGGTTGGCCAGGGCGTCGATGAGCGTCGACTTGCCGGAGCCGCTGGCGCCGAGCACCGCTAGGACCTCGCCTTCACGCGCCACTCCGGAGATGTCGTTGAGCAGCGTCTTGTTCCTCGTGAACAGGCTCTCACCTCCGACGGGGTCGGAAAGCGTCGCGGCGCCGAGGTGGTCGCGCTGGGAGGTGAACATGCCGGAAAGACTGAACTTTCGGCGAATCTTGACGTTGTAAGTGAGATTAGTGAAGGAGAGAACGAACGGAAGAGTCCTCGGTTCGAGGCTCTCGTCGCTCATGTCGAGAATCCGGTGGTTGTGATGGAGAGGAGTCTCACCGCCGTCGCCGGTGGCTTCTTTGCGGACGTCTCCGACGTGCTTGAGCAGCTGGCCGACAGAGGGGGACGCGCCGTGGGAGGCGCGTGGGAAGTCGTCGAGCTCCATGGTGCAACTGAAAAACGGCGATATCTGGTTCTGTGTTGTTACGCGAGACATTCGCGGGGTTTTTATATGTAGCCAAATCTGTTACGATTAAGGCCGCGTTTGGATTAAGGGTGTGGGCTCTTTGGGAATAATGCGCTAATCCAGGGCGGTTTGGAGGTGGAGCCAAACGGGGCGGAGTGTTGGAGGAAAGTGATGGAGTCTCTGAAATCTCTATCAGAAATAGAGAGATAAAATGGAGCTGCGTGTGGGTTTGGGTCTTAAGTTTTATGGAGTAATGGCGTAGGGTTTTTCAATATATAGAAATATAACCAAATGGTGAGGTCGTCTTGTGTGATGGTTTACAGTTAGGTTTTTATTGGGGGGGTTTTCACAGTTTTGAGGGGAGGTCACCTACAACGCCTAATATACCCAGCTCTATACGTCTTCAATCTTTCAGTTTCTTAAACAACAAGGCTCTGAACATGTGGGAGATATCGATTGGCGGACGGGGAGTGACCACATAGCGTGATGGGTCTTGGGGTGTCGAGAGGTTTTCATATTCCGTTCAAATTAGGTTCGGTGTTGATCAAAATGTGCGCGAGGGTTTTATTGTATGCGCGCGAGGGTTTTATTGTATTGCGTGTGATGCATTGGAAGTAAATTCGTCGTATATTGTTATCATGTATGCTCAACACTTTAAGTAAATATCAAGTGTCATTTTTctcaataaatttataattatagtATTATAAAAGACATTTTACATATATTTAGAATGGTGGTCATGATATGAGTTAGCGATAAATTTGTTTCCGTGTATTTAGGGGATGCTAGGCATTTTAGTAGTGCATAATTAATTGAGTAGGTTAGGGCATTGAGATCTTTTATGATCACTATTAAGATAAACCTAAGTTTTGGAGGCCTAGTTGGTGGGATTGAACTACATGAGCCGAAGTTGTGGGGGCACAACTTAAGTTGAAAAGTATATATAGTTGGTTTAGATATAATCCTGTTAGATTGAAAGTAAATAGTCCATTAACATAAA
This genomic interval carries:
- the LOC126802013 gene encoding ABC transporter G family member 6-like — protein: MSRVTTQNQISPFFSCTMELDDFPRASHGASPSVGQLLKHVGDVRKEATGDGGETPLHHNHRILDMSDESLEPRTLPFVLSFTNLTYNVKIRRKFSLSGMFTSQRDHLGAATLSDPVGGESLFTRNKTLLNDISGVAREGEVLAVLGASGSGKSTLIDALANRIAKGSLKGKVSLNGEVLESRLLKVISAYVMQDDLLFPMLTVEETLMFAAEFRLPLSLSKSKKRMRVQALIDQLGLRNAAQTIIGDEGHRGVSGGERRRVSIGIDIVHDPIILFLDEPTSGLDSTSAFMVVKVLQRIAQSGSIVVMSVHQPSYRILGLLDRLIFLSRGQTVFSGSPAQLPSYFAEFGRPIPDSENKTEFALDLIRELEGSPGGTQSLVDFNTSWQAMKHKTHHHDERHVVPLQEAISASISRGKLVSGAGATNTAVPGHASSMVPTFANPFWVEMAVLARRSMKNARRMPELFGIRLGAVMVTGFILATMFWNLDNTPKGVQERLGFIAFAMSTTFYTCADALPVFLQERYIFMRETAYNAYRRSSYVLSHSLVALPSLIFLSAGFSATTFWAVGLDGGLSGFLFYFLIILASFWAGSSFVTFLSGVVPHVMLGYTVVVAILAYFLLFSGFFINRDRIPAYWIWFHYMSLVKYPYEAVMQNEFQDPTKCFVRGVQIFDNTPLAAVPAALKVKLLDSMSETLGMRITRTTCLTTGSDILKSQGVTDLSKWSCLWITVAWGFLFRILFYFSLLIGSKNKRR